A window of Kribbella sp. NBC_00382 genomic DNA:
CCATCCGGGCCGACCGAAGCCAGCGTCGTACGGCCGGTCACCATGTCGCGGACGAAGATGTCCTGCTGGCCGTTGATGTCGTTCGCGATGAGATCGCTCGCGGACGAGGCGAAGACGACGTAGCGCCCGTGTTCCGACGTCCCGGAGGCGTTGCCGTTCGCTCCGGAGGCACCGTCTCCACCGGTCCCGCTCAGTCCGACCGAGACCAGACTGATCGTGCCTGGCTGCCGATCACCACTGGCTGTCGCCGTACCACCGACCGCTCCCGCCGATGCCGCGGCGACGACGATCACGGCAAGCGCGGTTCGGATCGGCTTGTGGACGTGGGTGCTGGGAATCAGCTTCATGGTGTCTCCCTTGGACACCAGTTAGATGCACCCCGAGGGCAGGAAGTTATCTGACGAGCGCGACGGAGAGACACCGTGAGGTGCCCGTCATGCACTCGTTGCTCTTGCTACGACCGCTCTCCACACCCAGCACCGTAAGAAGAGCCGCCGACAGGTTCGGCAACAATCGAGCTCCGGCTCGCATCGTGCAGGTATGAAACCCAACCAGAACACAGCAATCCTCAAGCGCACCACGACCGTGATCGGCGGCCTCGCAATCCTGAGTACAGCTCTGGCCACAGGACCGCCGGCGCACGCATCCTCAACGGGATCGACACCGCAGGCGACGGTCCAGGCTACGGTCTGCGGCATCAAGATCGGAGAAGTGACAGCCGCCGGCGGTCTGGTGGCAACGAACTACGCCGCGACCAGACCGCCGACCCAGACGGCGTACCAGTGGGGCCCGAGCAGCCTCTACCCGGCAGGCAAGGCGCGCCTCGCGAGCTTCATCGACTTCCGGGATGCCAACGAACGCCAGGTCCTCGGCTACGTCATCCTCGGCGACGCTATGTACTTCAGCAGCTACTTCGCGAGCGCGTCCGGCGATCTCGATCCCGAGGCCGGGCCGCCGACTCTTACGCGGGTCGGCGGTGGCTGGGCGAACTACACCGCCTTCGACGTGTCCCGCTGGGCGAACTCGACCTCACACCGCACGTCCGCCTACGCGGTGCGCGACGACGGCGTACTGTCCCGTTGGACCATCGACGACCACGGCGCCTGGCGCAATCGCTGGTCGTACTCCGGTCTCAAGGGCGTGAAGTCGATCGCGGTGATCAGCAAGACGGCGACGTACGACACCCTGCTGGCAAACACCGTGACGGGCGTCCTCAAGACCATCCACATCCCGGTCAGCACTTCGCCCAAGCCAGTGATCAAGGTCGTGCGAAGCGGCACCTGGCAAGGGTTCGAGTCGCTCATCGTCACCAAGTGCGGCACCAGCGGGACGCTGCTGCTCGGCATCGACAAGGACCTGCAGAAGGGCTACCTGTACGCCGTCGGCCACGCCACCGGCACCTCCACGGTGATCCAGAGCATCGGCCTGGTCCCGGCCATCAGGTTCTACGCCCCGGTGTACTTCCGCTGGGGTGTGCCGGCGATGGACGACCCGATGAACGGCGAATGATCACCACCGTGGCCGTACTGCCGGACGGCTACACCGTACGTCCACGACACGAGTGGGCCGGAGGCTCTTAAGAACCTGTCGGCCGAGCTCGCGCCGACAGTTGCTGCCGCGATCCGCTCAAACCCGCGCTACGACGCTCTTCGAGTCCACGCTTTACGACCGGAGATGCCACCGGTTAGTGGCAGGTGAAGAAGAACCTGTCCACGTTCGCTGAGATCTCGTCCGCCTGTGGCACGCCGTCGCCGTTCAGATCGCGATAAGTGATGTGGCTACCCCCATGCAAAACCACCTGGGCTACAGGCGTGCCATCCGAGGCGTAGATCGTGCGGGGTTCTCGGCCCCCCTGCGTATTCACCGTCAACGGTCCGTTGGCGGTGAAGGAGAAGTGGGAGGTGCTGGTTCCGTAGGAGTACATGCCGTTGGGAAAGTCCACCCGGTAGGCAAACACATCGGTGCCGCTGATGTGGACGATGCCGCTGGATGTCACAACGGACTGGCCTGTGACGGTCTCGGTGGCAACGTTGGTGCCGACCAGATCCGGCAAGGAAGCACTCGGCCAGCGGACCCTCGAATGTCTCGGTTGACGTGGCAGTGAACCGGGTGACCTCCGCCGAGTTGTCCATGGCGTAGGCAGATGTGGCACCCACTAGGGACGATCCGCCCACACAACTCGCGGCCACCAGCGCGAACGCACTGCCCGCAGTCAGCACGCCTGGTGCTCGCTCAGCAAGATTTCCCAGTAAGAACAAGCGTCTGGCTCCCATGAGCCCCTCAATTAGCCGCACTGTACGCCCGAACAGGCAATCGTCCTAGGGGGCTGATCCGCTGCTCACGTCACGCAGCCCGCTGTACTGCGAAGCCGAGGGCCACCGGGATGAGTTTCAAACCGGCGGCTACTCGGACCGCCAAGGCGAGGGCTAACGAGCATAGGATCATGACAGTGACCGATGAAGAGGCTCGCGAGCTCGCATTTGCCTTCCTCGCAGACGGCAGTGACCACGTCCGCACCGGTGAGTGGGTGATCGTGGGTGCGGAAGAGCACGAGATCGCGTGGTCCGTGAGCTACCAGTCCCGCGCCTTCATCGAGTCGGGCGACATATCCCGTGCGTTGGCGGGCAACGGACCTGTCGTCGTGCCCAAGTCCGGTGCGGATCCATGGCTAGCGTGGTCGGGTCGCCCAGTGGAAGAACAGATAGCTGAGGGGCGGCCGACCCACGGCTGAAACGTACTGATCTGACGCGAGGTCAGGCTAAGACCCTATGGGCTGGGCACGGTCGGTGACTGGCCACAGCTCACCCCCGTACGACGGAGTTCCTGGCGCCGGGCCCTCGCGCGCGATCCGCGGTACGAAGATCGGGCGTCGGACCGACGGGCCACCAGTGCGAGGAGCACGGGGAAACCGTTGCCACACAACAATCCTGAGGGCCGTGGTCGTTGCCCGACCGAGGAGGTCAGTTGTTGAAGGTGGCGAGCCGCTGGTGGTGGGTGTCTCTGCGGCGTTGGGCTATGGCCGCGGTGTGGGTGGCTCGGTTCAGTGTGCGTTCGAGTTTTGTTGCGTCGCGCTGGGTGGACTGGAGTTGTCGTCTGGCGTGTTCTAGTTCGTCGGTCAGGCGGTCGATCGTGGTTTGGAGGTCTGCGGCGTGGTGCTGGGTCGCGTCGAGAGCTGATTCGGCTTCGGTGCGCGCCTGTTCGGCTTCGCGGTAGTCGGTCTCGAGCTTTTCCGTGCGGGCTTGTAGTTCTGCCCGGTGCCGCTGCAGCGTCTGGCCAGTTCTGGAGGGGGCCGGCTTCGCGGCTACTTTGGTCGCCTTCTTGGCGGGTGTGCTGCGTACGGCGCGGGGCTTTATTGGGGGGAGCTTGGCGGGGTGGCCGGTTTCGTCTATGACGCCGAAGCCGATGTGTCGTAGGGCGCTCGTCAGTTGGCCGCTGCGGAGGAGTAGGGCGGCGCCGGGGTCGATGAGTGCTGCGTCGAGGGTTTCGGTGAGGCGGTCGGTGACTGATGGGGTCACGGTTCTGCCGAGTTGCTTGGCCTGCTTCTTGGCAGAGGTGACTAGTTGCTTGATTAGGGCATGTCGCTTCGGGGTCAGGGCGCGAAGCTGGGCGCCGTCTGCGGAGAGGTGGGCTGCTCGCAGAGCCTCGCCGAGTTCGGTGAGGTCGTTGACGCCGTTGGGGTCGGTACGGACGAGCAGG
This region includes:
- a CDS encoding YrhB domain-containing protein, which produces MTVTDEEARELAFAFLADGSDHVRTGEWVIVGAEEHEIAWSVSYQSRAFIESGDISRALAGNGPVVVPKSGADPWLAWSGRPVEEQIAEGRPTHG